Sequence from the Seonamhaeicola sp. ML3 genome:
CAGAAGAAAAGTTCTGCGATACTAATGTAGAAAAGCAGCTTAACAATAGAGGAAGATTTCTTGTGTAACATGGGCAAAATATCTTTAGCAGATAGTTTATCATGTTGTTTCTCCTTATTCCAATCTTTCTTTAATAAATCTAATCCATCCATAGTTCTACGGATTTAAAATGGTTCTTAACTTGTTCTTAATTCTGTTCATCTTCACTCGTGCATTTACTTCGCTAATACCCATAGTTTCACTAATCTCTCTGTAGTCTTTGTCTTCTAAATACAAGAAAACAAGAGCTTTTTCAATGTCGTTTAATTGGTGTACGGCTTTATAAAGTACTTTAAGCTGCTGTTCTTCGGTATCATCATAATCCTCAGATTTCATTTTAAAAGCTACACCATCATAATCTTGCGTACTAATGGTTCTCTTCGATTTTCTGTATAAAGTAATAGCTGTATTTAAACCAACTCTATACATCCAGGTGCTAAATTTGGAGTCGCCTCTAAATTTAGGGTACGCTTTCCATAACTGAATAGTTATCTCCTGGAACAAATCGTTATGCGCATCATAATTATTAGTATACAAGCGACAAACCTTGTGTATAATGTTCTGATGCTTCTCAAGAAGTTCAACAAAATTCTGTTCTGATTCGTTTTTCAATGTGATGGTTTGGTTACAATGATAAGTAGCCAAATATTTTAAAATGTTACAACAAATCTTAAAAATAATATTTTAAAACTCAATTTGTCTACTTCAAATTCGAAGTTTTAGGCCTTCGGGTTATAAAGGGGCTCAACGAAAAGTCGATAATCCACAAAGATAAAACTAAGACTGCTGAGTACTAGGCACACTCAAATAAAACCCAATTCATCCCTAAGATTTTACAGTTCGGTATCTAAAAATTTAAGGATTTTAAATGAGTATGCATTTTTGCCTTGTCAATCAATAATAACGAACAGAAAAGATAAATCATGAAACAGTTAATAGTTATCTTAATCACTTTGTTAAGTATACATTTAAGTGCGCAGACCTCAATTACAGGAAGTGTTTTAAATACAAAAAACGAACCTATTATAGGGGCCAATGTTTATTTAGAAGGTACTTATGATGGTTGTACCTCTAATGATACAGGAGCCTTTACATTCGAAACTACCGAGACAGGTACTCATACTTTGGTGGTTTCATACCTTTCTTATGAAACCTACACAATGGTTGGGGACTTATCATATATGAAAGATTTGACCATCATACTAAAGGATGATGTTAATACGCTTGATGCTGTTGTGCTTTCAGTTGGAACTTTTGCGGCAGGAGACAACAGTAAGGTAAATGTGCTAAAACCCCTAGATGTTGTTACAACAGCAAGTGCATTGGGAGACTTTGTTGGTGCTTTACAAACGCTACCAGGAACATCAACCGTATCGGAAGATGGAAGATTATTTGTTAGAGGTGGTGATGCCAACGAAACTCAAATATTTATCGACGGGATTAGAGTTTTTACACCATATACGCCCACAACCAATAATACGCCAACACGAGGACGGTATTCGCCTTTTTTATTCGATGGTATTACGTTTTCTACGGGTGGTTACTCAGCCGAATATGGACAGGCCCTATCTAGTGTTTTGTTGTTGAATACCATTGATGAACCAGATCAAGAAAAAACAGATATTGGAATTATGAGTGTTGGGGCAACATTGGGAAATACCCAAAAATGGAAAAAAAGTTCATTAAGTGTTAATGCATCTTACATTAATCTAACACCTTATTTAGAGTTGTATCCCGATAGAAACGCATGGGAAAAACCTTTTGAAACAGTTTCTGGGGAGGCTGTGTTTAGGCAAAAAGCAAATAATGGATTATTCAAATTATATGGTGCTTTCGATGCTACAAATTTTCAATTAACTCAAGAAGATATTAATCACCCAAACGGGGTAGGCTTCAAATTAAATAATGATAATGTATACGTTAATGGTTCTTATTCTGGAAAATTAAATAGTACTTGGAATGTGTTTGGGGGTTTGAGTTTTACGCATGCTAATAACCGCATTCAGTTTGATGCCAATAATGTTGATGATACAGAAAACTCCTTACATGCTAAAGTTAAGTTTAAAAATAGAATCAATAACAGGTTTAAGCTCTATTTTGGAGCAGAGTATTTTGCAACCAATTTTAAGGAAAAGTTCCAAAATGAGACAATTAACACACCTAGTTATGGTTTTGAAAATAATATAGCGGCTGCTTTTATAGAGGCTGATATTTTTACGTCGAAAGAACTTGCTTTTAAAACTGGCTTAAGAGCAGAGTATAGCGATATTTTTAATGATTTTACTGTAGCGCCCCGATTATCATTAGGATATAAAACGTCCAATAAAAGCCAGTTGTCTTTGGCTTATGGAAACTTTTATCAGAACCCTTCCAGCAATATTCTAAAGTTTGAACAAGATTTAAAACCTCAAAACACATCACATTATATAGTGAACTATCAATACAATGATGATGGACGCATTTTTCGAGCGGAAGCATATCTCAAAAAGTACAATAACCTAGTTAAGTTCGATACACAGTTTGCATCTTTCGATAGTAGTTTTAATAATTCTGGAAATGGGCACGCTAGCGGCATTGATTTCTTTTGGAGAGATAGTAGAACAATAAAGAATTTTGATTACTGGGCAAGTTACTCTTTTCTGGATACGAAGCGAAATTATAACAATTATCCTGTCGAGGCTCAACCTAATTTTGCCAATACACACAATTTGTCTTTAGTAGGTAAGTATTTCATAACCGATTGGAAAAGTCAAGTTGGTTTTAGCTATGGATTTGCATCGGGGAGAACATTTACAAATCCTAATATACCAGGATTTTTAAATGAAAAAACAAAGTCGTTTAACAGTTTGAGCTTGAATTGGGCTTATCTTGTATCTCCGCAAAAAATACTGTATGCCTCGGTTAATAATGTACTGGGTTTTAAGAACATTAACGGGTATCAGTATTCGAATACTCCAGATTTAAATGGAGATTTTAACAGGCGAGCATTAAGACCAGCGGCAGATCAATTCTTTTTCATAGGTTTCTTTTGGACAATTAGTGAAGACAAGAAGAGTAATCAATTGGATAATTTGTAATTATTTGTAGAGAAAAAACACATGTTTTTATCTGCAAATAATTAATTATATTGCTGTTGATTAATAATTTTAATAAATCATATTTGTGGGACAGGTCATAACATTCGGAGAGGTTTTAATGCGTATTTCACCTCGTGGCAAAAAGAAGTTCATTCAATCTAACGTGGTTGAGTTTTTTTTTGGTGGAACAGAATTAAATGTTGGTATTTCTATTGCAAACTTTGGCGGAAAGGTTAAGCATATTAGTGTGGTTTCTGATGATTTTATTGGTGATACGGCTATTTCCTATATCAACAAGTTTGGGGTTAGTACATCTTCTATTGGCAGAACGAAAAGACCTTTAGGTGTTTATTTTTTTGAAGTTGGAGCAGTTATGAGACCCAGTACGATATCTTATAACCGGTCTCATTCATCGTTTTCAGAAATAAAACCAGAAATGGTGAACTGGCAAAAAGCATTGGCAAAGGGAGAGTGGATGCATTGGACGGGTATTACGCCGGCATTATCTAAAAATGCATTCGATATACTAAAGGCGGGTTTAACTTTAGCAAGGGAAAAAGGCATGACCGTTTCTGCAGATCCAACTTACAGAAGTGGTTTATGGAAATATGGTAAAGACCCCAAACAGGCATTAATTGAATTGTTAGAGCTTTCTACGGTCTTTATTGGGGGTATAAATGAAATGAACGAGGTTCTAGGTACTAATTATTCATACTCTAACGAAGATTTTATTGAAGCCTCCAAGCAATTAATGCAAAAGTTTCCATCTATAGAGAAGGTGTTCGATAAGATACGCACTTCTTTAAACTCCTCATGGCATAAAATAAGAGCCAGAATGTGGAATGGGGAACATTTTCAGGAAACAGAAGATTTAGATATTACTCATATAGTGGATCGTATTGGTACAGGTGATGCTTTTGCTGCAGGGTTGATTTATGGGCTTAGACGTTTTGACGATTTTAAAGCGATGAAATTCGCAAGTGCTGCTTGTGCTTTAAAACATACTTACGAGGGAGATGTTAACTTAACCACGGTAAACGAGGTTATGGGTATTTTAGACGGAAATACTTCAGGAAGATTTAATAGGTAAATTATTAAACTTTTGTCTTCGTTTTATTTTAGTTCCCGAAGTTTCAGCAAACTTTTTTTATCATTCTTGTTCGCAACTATAAAAGAGGTGAAATTCACTTATTATTCATGTTTTAGTTCGGTTAAAATAATCCACTAGTATTAAAAAAAACTTTTTCTATTCATTAAAATACTACCTTTTTAATGGAAAACACTTTGCTTAAGGTGTTGCTTTACAGTGTTTAAGGTCGGTTATTCATGATTTTGGTCATAGTTTAATACTATGTTTAATCATAACTTTAAGATATAAATTTTAGAGTCATGAAACCAAAAAAGAATCCAAACTTAGAAATTGGCCGCAATAGCAGCTTGTATTTTGCTATTGGGTTAAACTTGATGTTACTTTTTTCGTGGCAGATGTTAGAATTCAAGACTTACGAAAAAGATGTAGTATCTATTGACGTTTTAGAAATGGAGAATGAATTGGAAGAAGAAATTCCAATTGTTGATCAAATAGCAACACCTCCGCCACCACCACCGCCTCCAGCTGTAATTCAGGAGAATTTACAGATTGTAGAGGATGTAGAAGATGTTGAAGAAACCATAATCGAAAGTACTGAAACAAGTCAGGACGATGCCATAGCCGATGTTGTGGTAGAAGTTAGCGATGTTGAGGTTGTTGAAATTGAAGAGGAGGTAGAGGTAGCATTCGCTGTTATTGAGGATGTTCCTGTTTATCCAGGCTGTGAAGGGTTGTCTAAAGTTAAAACTAAGGCTTGTTTTCAAAAGAAAATACAAGAACATGTTATAAACCACTTTACTTACCCGCAATCTGCTTTAGATATGGGTATTCAAGGTCGAGTTTCAGTTTTGTTTGTAATAAACTCCAAAGGCTATGTTTCAGGAATTAGATCCAGAGGGCCTGATAGGGTCTTAGAAAAAGAGGCAGAACGCATTATTGGTCTTTTACCAAAGATGAAACCTGGCAAACAAAGAGGTAAACCTGTTAAAGTATCTTATGCAGTGCCTATCTTCTTCAAGTATCAGGAAGGTTAGGGGTGTAAATCGTACTTTATATCAATGTGGGGAAGCCAAGAGATTACAAATCTCTTGGCTTTTTTTGATGATTTACGGTTCATCTCACAAAAACAACAATTCGGTAATTCAATTTTTAAATATGTTGACTTTTGGGAGATATTTGTTTCACAATTAAAAACAAAATAATATGCAAAATCTAGCAACAATTTTTTCTTTGATAGTTCTTAGTGTGTTTCAGGCAATGTATTCTCAAAGTGAAGAACAGAATACAATTACTGTTACGATCACAAATTTCGATACCAATCAAGGAAACGCAGTAATTGGTTTATACAATTCAGAGGGTGATTTTCTGGTAAAAAGTTATAAGAGCATACACACAAACATAACAAACCATAGTTGTAAAGTGGTATTTGAAAACATTCCCGATGGTGTTTACGCTATATCCATGTTCCACGATGAAAATGACAATAAAATACTAGACAAAGGCTCTTGGGGAATACCTAAAGAAGATTATGGTTGTTCTAATAACGCTAAGGGCTTTATGGGGCCACCAAAATGGAAGGATGCTAAATTCGAGGTAAAAGGAAAATCAATAAATCAACATATAAAACTTTAAAAATCAATCAAAAATGAAAAATGTAATCATTATGGCCGTGTTGCTTATTACAGGGCTCGGACAATCTCAAAGTAATTATGAAAAAGGAATGAACAAGGCTTTCGAGCTTTGGGGGCAAGGTAACCCAACAGAAGCTGCAAATTTATTCGAGAGAATAGCCAATGTAGAGCAGGATAATTGGTTGCCATCCTATTACGTGGCCCAAATTAATGTAATTTATAGTTTTGGAGAAAAGGATAAAGATAAGTTAACGTCGAAGTTGAAAAAAGCTCAGGATTTCATTAACGACGCCACTGCTATTTCTAAAAACAATCCTGAAATCATGGTGTTACAGGCCTTGTTGTATACGGCTTGGGTAGCGCACGATGGTGCAACTTATGGCATGACTATGTCGCCAAAAGTAACCGAGATTTATGCTAAGGCAAAAGCCATTAATCCTAATAACCCAAGAGTGGTGTATTGTGAAACAGAGTGGAATATGGGGGCGGCCAAATTTTTTGGACAGGACACAGCACCGTTTTGTAAAGATTTAGAAAAAGCCTTAGAACTTTTTGCTAATTTTAAAGCTGAAACTCAATTTCATCCTAGTTGGGGAAAAGATCGCGTTGAATCGTTATTGAATTCTTGCGGACAATAACGGAAACAAATTTTAATACTTAAAATAACGAAATGAAACACCTAGTTAAAAATATAATAATCTGTTTTATAATTGGAATAACCGTGTTTTTAGCTGGGAGCTTCCTTTCTGATGGGTTTGATAATAAAAGTACCGAAGAATTATTGCTAAGCTTTGTGCTTTATCAACTTTACTCGTTCGTTATCGGGTTTTCCAACATGTATTTTTTCGATTATATGAATAATCGCTTTTGGAAGAAAAATGAAACCGTAAAGCGTATTTTAATAGGAGTTTTTGGTGCAACTTTAATTACTCTAGCGTGTTTGTTTGTTATGAATTTGCTGGTCGCTGTAAGTTTAAGAGGTTGGTCTGTTCAGCAGTTTTTATCAAATCAATCATTTGGTAATTATGAATTTGGTCTATGGGTTACGCTCATTGCTTTATTAATATTCCATGCTATTTATTTTTATAATAGATATCAACAAAACAGAATAAAAGAGCAAAAGGTAATTGCTGGTACCGCTAGTGCTAAATTCGATGCTTTAAAGAATCAGCTAGACCCACATTTTCTGTTTAACAGTCTAAATGTTTTAACTAGCTTAATTGATGAGAATCCAGATAAAGCACAAGATTTTACAACTTCGTTGTCTAAAGTATATCGTTATGTTTTGGAGCAAAAAAATAAGGAATTAGTTTCTGTAGATGAAGAACTGCAGTTTGCCAAAACTTACATGTCTTTGTTAAAAATGCGATTTGAAGACAGTATTGTTTTTAACATGCCAGAAAAGGCTATCAATCCAGAAAGCAAGGTGGTGCCTTTGTCGCTTCAGTTATTGTTAGAGAATGCAGTTAAGCATAATATGGTTACCTCTAGTAAACCATTGCACATAAAGATTTTAGAAGAAGATGGGTATTTAATAGTTCAGAATAACCTACAGCCCAAGCAAATAGTGAAAAAGAGTAGCGGTGTCGGCCTAAGTAATATTATGCAGCGCTACGACTTATTAACCACAAGAAAAATAGATATCAATAAAGAATCAACTAAGTTTTCGGTAGCTATACCGATACTTACAAAACAAATATCGGTTATGAGACCAAAATCATCAAATGAAATAGACGACAGTTATTTGCGTGCTCGAAATCACGTAGAAGAGCTTAAAGGCTTTTATTATAGCCTAGTATCATACATTTTTGTAATTCCTTTTTTAGCTTTTATCAATTATAAGACCTATTGGAACTTCCAATGGTTTTGGTTTCCCATGTTAGGTTGGGGAATAGGGTTGGTGTTTCAGGCCTTCAGAGTTTTTGTAAACGATGGTGCCTTTGGAAGAAACTGGGAAAAACGAAAAATTGAACAGTTCATGCGAGATGAGGAATCATCATCTCGATGGAATTAAAAAAAACAACTTATGAGACGATTAGAAGAAACAAATACAGAGGATAGATTTAGAAAGGAAGATGCTTATTTAAGAGCTCAAAAAAGAATAAAGGAGCTTAAAGGTTTTTATGCCCATGCTTTTTGGTACGTGGCCGTTAATATTTTTATTTTCGTGACTATCGGTGCGAATTCAAACTGGAACGTTTGGCACTTTGGTACCTTTGCGACACCTATATTTTGGGGTATTGGCTTAGCTTTTCATGCCCTTGGTGTTTTTGGAAAGAATTTATTTTTCAGTAAATCTTGGGAAGAGAGACAAATCAAGAAGTTTCTCGAAGAAGATGAAAGGAGATTGAATTGACCATGGCATCCAAAGAGGATATAAACAAGTATTCCAAAGCTAAAGAGCGGGTTAAACATGTTAAAATGTTTTATTTGCATTTGGTGGGGTATTTTATAGTTGTAGTACTTTTGTTGTACAATGTTTATATTTTAGGAGAAAACAACCCATACAAAGATTTCTTTCTATGGTTTAATTCCATCATAATTATAGCTTGGACGGTTTTTATCATATTGCATGGTAGGTGGGTGTTTAAAGGCAAAACATTTTTCTCTAAATCATGGGAAGACAAGAAAGCTCGTGAATTTTTGGAAAAACAAAAAGATAAAGACGATAATACAAAAATTTGGGAATAACATGAGAGTCATAATTATAGAAGATGAAAAACCATCGGCAAGACGTTTGCAACGTATGCTCGAAAAGTTAAATATTCAAGCCGAGACGATGCTACATTCTGTAGAGGAATCTTTGTCTTGGTTTCAGGAGAACGAACATCCCGATTTAATTTTTTTAGATATTCAGTTAAGTGATGGATTGTCCTTCGAAATTTTTGAGGCCATAACCATTAAATCGGCTATAATTTTTACCACTGCCTACGATGAATACGCACTTCAGGCCTTTAAGCTCAATAGTATCGACTATTTACTTAAGCCTATTGATTCTGAAGATTTAAAAACCGCAGTCGATAAGTATAAGGAGCGTTCTCCAGAAAAACAGGCTGTGACTTTAGATTTTTCGGATATTAAGAAGCTATTGGTCAATCCTATAGATAGGGAATATAAGAAGCGATTTTCTGTAAAAGTCGGGCAGCATTTAAAACTCATAAATGTTGACGATATTGAGTGTTTTTACAGTGAAAACAAAGGCACTTATTTACATACTGCTGAAGGTAGAAATTATCTTTTGGATAAAACTTTAGACCAACTCGAGGACGAGCTGGAACCTCGCTCATTCTTTAGGATAAACCGAAAATTCTATGTGAATATCAATGCCATTAGGGATATGGTAAGTTACACCAATTCAAGGTTGCAAATTAAATTGAACTCTTACAAAGAGCAAGATGTTATTGTGGCGAGAGAACGTGTAAAAGATTTTAAATCTTGGTTGGAATAAGTTAAGAAAGCCCCTCGTAAATCAATGTCGCTGTTTTTTCACTAGCACCTTTACCTCCAAGCGCTTTTTCGAGTTCGTAATAATCTTCAAAAAGCTTTTTTCGATTTTGGGTGTCCAGAATCTTTTCTAATTCTAACTTTAAGTTTTTCTTGTTGAAATTATTTTGAATGAGTTCAGTGACAACTTCCCTGTCCATTATGAGGTTTACAAGTGAAATAAACTTAAGTGTAATAATGCGTTTAGCAATATGATAGGAGATGGCACTGCCTTTGTAACAAACCACTTGAGGTACTTTAAACAAAGCGGTTTCTAGAGTTGCTGTCCCCGATGTTACCAAGGCTGCATGCGATACACTCAATAAATCATAGGTTTTGTTTGGTATAAACTTAACATGGTCTGTTGTAATGAACTGCTCATAAAAACTGTAGTCTTGGCTTGGAGCGCCACCAATAACAAACTGATACGTTGGGAAATCATCCACTAAACTTAACATGACCGAAAGCATTTTCGTTATTTCCTGTTTTCGGCTTCCTGGTAACAATGCTATAATGGGTTTATCGCTTAAGTTGTGTGTTTTTCGGAATTCGTAATCATCAACTTGTACTCTATCAGAAATGGCATCAATTAAAGGATGGCCAACAAATTCGGTATGATAACCGTATTTTTTATAAAATGGTTTAACAAAGGGAAGGATAACGAACATAGCATCTATATCGCGCTTAATAGCTTTGACCCTGCTGGCTCTAGATGCCCAAACTTGAGGTGAAATATAGTAATTGGTTCTAAAGCCCTCGGCTTTTGCCCATTTTGCAATACGTAAATTAAAACCAGAATTATCGATAAAAATAACAACATCTGGCTCGAATGCCTTGATGTCATCCTTGCAAAAAGAAATGAGTTTAAATATTTTTCTGAGGTTCATAATCACTTCAGAAAATCCCATAAACGCACGTTCTTTGTAATGTTTAACAAGGGTGCCGCCAGTGGATTCCATGAGGTCGCCTCCCCAAAAACGAATGTCGGCATGAACGTCTTGGCGATATAAAGCCTTCATAAGGTTAGAGCCATGTAGGTCTCCGGAAGCTTCTCCTGCAAGTATATAATATTTCACGTAATGCTAAGTGTTTTTGGTTTTAGGGTTTACTTCTCGTTTAAGAAATGAATTGGCTATTAAAAATTGAATTTGATAAGGCATTAATCAAATCGATAGTATTTAGAACAATTTAAAAACAAAAGTAAAAACTGCAATAAAAACAGTGATTAATAGTACGCCTCTAGCTCTATAATCTTGCTTTTTCTTTATAAAAATAAAAAAGGCTATTAAATTTAAAACAGCACCCAAACTAATTAGTTTTCCTAAAAAACCCTCATCGGCTGCAGCTTTAATTACGGTTGTAAAATCATCGCCGTTTCCCAGTAAGGAAGCTGTTGCTATCAAGCCAATAGCATTGGCTACCAAACCAACAAAAATACCAATAAAAATGTCCTTTTTCATATATTAATTAGGATCGTTAAAGTTCCAATTGTTAATTGTTTTTATTGCTGAATACGCTGTTAAATCGAATTGGGTGGGAACCACAGAAATATATCCGTTTTCTAGGGCGTATTCATCGGTGTCTTTACCGCCATCGAGATTTACGAATTTACCACTGAGCCAATAGTAATCCTTACCCGTAGGGTTTACACGTTTATCAAAAGCTTCCACCCAGTTTCCTCGTGCTTGTCTGCAAACCTTTATGCCTTTGATATCCTTTTCAGGGATATTCGGAATGTTAACATTAAGTACGGTGTCTTTGGGTAGTTTGTTATTTAAGACCTCTTTAGTGATCCTCTTAACAAAGGCTTCCGAAGCCTGAAAATCAGCATCCCAAGAATAATCTAGCAGAGAAAAACCAATAGCAGGAATCCCTTCTATACCGGCCTCTACAGCTGCGCTCATTGTGCCCGAATAAATAACATTGATTGAGGCATTAGAGCCGTGGTTAATACCAGATACACACAGGTCTGGTTTTCTGTCCAATAGTTCCCTAATGGCCAGTTTTACGCAGTCTGCTGGGGTTCCAGAACATCGGTATTCCGTTTGTGGGCCATTATCGATGGTAACCTTATTAACATAAAGAGTAGCATCTACAGTAATGGCGTGCCCCATACCACTTTGCGGACTGTCTGGTGCAACTACGACAACATTACCAATAGTATTCATTATGTTTATTAAAGTTCTAATGCCCGGGGCGTTGATGCCGTCGTCGTTAGTCACTAGAATAAGGGGTTTTTCTGTCATGACCTGAGTGATAAAAACACCGCTAAAATACATAATTTCACAAGGAAACCCTTGTTTTCTCTCCTTTAACAAAAAATTAGGGGGTATTTGCCGATGTTGGCATAGTTTTTTCTTTATTTTAGTGAATTATTACTATTTTTAATAGGACGCCAAAAAAACTATTGATGAGAAAAATTATGAAAAGGAATTATAAAGTTCTATCATTACTGCTGCTCTTAGCCTTTGCCTCGTGCAGTTTTACCACAAAAACATTCGATAACCCAGATAAGGATAAATTACTCGTTCAAATAATAACTTTTGTTTTGGAGCGTGGTCATTTTGATCCTATAGCTATGGATGATTCTTTTTCTGAAAATCTGTTTCAGAATTATATAGATGTAATGGATCCGTTAAAGCGCTATTTCTACGAATCGGATATTAAGGATTTTGAAAAATACAAGTACACGTTAGATGATCAACTAAAGGCAACCGATGTTACTTTTTTCAATATCACATACGATAGACTTGAAAAACGCATTGAAGAAGCTAAAGAAATTTACAGAGAAGTATTTTCTAAACCATTCGATTATACTATCGATGAAACTGTAGATACAGATTACGATAAGCACAGTTTTGCCAAGAACAAAAAAGAGCTCAAAGACCGTTGGAGAAAGCATATGAAATTCGGTACCTTGTCTAATTACGATGACATCAAAATAGAGGAAAAGCAAAAGAAAGAAAAGGACCCTTCTTATGTGATGAAAAGTGATGAGGAAATTGAAAAACAAGCAAGGGAAGCGGCTTTTGAGTCTATAGAAAGTATCTACAGTGATGTTATTGATGATTTAAAAAGAGAGGATAGATTTGGAATCTACATAAACACCATAGTTGAAGAGTTTGATCCTCACACCTACTATTTAGCTCCAAGAAACAAAGAGGCTTTCGATATGGATATGTCTGGGAAGTTAGAAGGTATTGGTGCCAGACTTCAGAAACGAATGGATTACATTAAAATTGTGGAATTGATTTCTGGAGGGCCAGCATGGAGAAGTAAGGAGCTTGAAGTAGAAGATGTTATTCTTAAGGTGAAGCAGGAGGATGAAGAATTCCCAATCGATATTGTTGGTATGCGCATTAATGATGCTATCAAATACATAAAAGGGCCTAAAGGCACAAAAGTAACCTTGACCATAAAAAAAGTAGACGGTACTATCAAAGACGTTACCATTGTTAGGGATGTTGTGGAGTTGGGTGAAACCTACGCTAAATCATCGGTGGTAGAAAAAGATGGGAAGACATTTGGGATTATTAATCTACCGAAATTTTATGTCGATTTTAATGACTACAAGAACATAAACGCAGCGCAAGATGTAAAAAGAGAAATTGAGCGTTTAAAAGAAGAGGGCATGGAAGGTCTTATCCTCGATTTAAGAAACAACGGAGGAGGTTCTCTGCCAACCGTAGTTGATATGGCTGGTTTATTCATCAAAGATGGACCTATTGTTCAGGTGCGTTCTACGGGTGCCAATAAGGAAGTTTTAAA
This genomic interval carries:
- a CDS encoding LytTR family DNA-binding domain-containing protein; translated protein: MRVIIIEDEKPSARRLQRMLEKLNIQAETMLHSVEESLSWFQENEHPDLIFLDIQLSDGLSFEIFEAITIKSAIIFTTAYDEYALQAFKLNSIDYLLKPIDSEDLKTAVDKYKERSPEKQAVTLDFSDIKKLLVNPIDREYKKRFSVKVGQHLKLINVDDIECFYSENKGTYLHTAEGRNYLLDKTLDQLEDELEPRSFFRINRKFYVNINAIRDMVSYTNSRLQIKLNSYKEQDVIVARERVKDFKSWLE
- the lpxB gene encoding lipid-A-disaccharide synthase, whose amino-acid sequence is MKYYILAGEASGDLHGSNLMKALYRQDVHADIRFWGGDLMESTGGTLVKHYKERAFMGFSEVIMNLRKIFKLISFCKDDIKAFEPDVVIFIDNSGFNLRIAKWAKAEGFRTNYYISPQVWASRASRVKAIKRDIDAMFVILPFVKPFYKKYGYHTEFVGHPLIDAISDRVQVDDYEFRKTHNLSDKPIIALLPGSRKQEITKMLSVMLSLVDDFPTYQFVIGGAPSQDYSFYEQFITTDHVKFIPNKTYDLLSVSHAALVTSGTATLETALFKVPQVVCYKGSAISYHIAKRIITLKFISLVNLIMDREVVTELIQNNFNKKNLKLELEKILDTQNRKKLFEDYYELEKALGGKGASEKTATLIYEGLS
- the surE gene encoding 5'/3'-nucleotidase SurE, encoding MTEKPLILVTNDDGINAPGIRTLINIMNTIGNVVVVAPDSPQSGMGHAITVDATLYVNKVTIDNGPQTEYRCSGTPADCVKLAIRELLDRKPDLCVSGINHGSNASINVIYSGTMSAAVEAGIEGIPAIGFSLLDYSWDADFQASEAFVKRITKEVLNNKLPKDTVLNVNIPNIPEKDIKGIKVCRQARGNWVEAFDKRVNPTGKDYYWLSGKFVNLDGGKDTDEYALENGYISVVPTQFDLTAYSAIKTINNWNFNDPN
- a CDS encoding carboxy terminal-processing peptidase, with protein sequence MKRNYKVLSLLLLLAFASCSFTTKTFDNPDKDKLLVQIITFVLERGHFDPIAMDDSFSENLFQNYIDVMDPLKRYFYESDIKDFEKYKYTLDDQLKATDVTFFNITYDRLEKRIEEAKEIYREVFSKPFDYTIDETVDTDYDKHSFAKNKKELKDRWRKHMKFGTLSNYDDIKIEEKQKKEKDPSYVMKSDEEIEKQAREAAFESIESIYSDVIDDLKREDRFGIYINTIVEEFDPHTYYLAPRNKEAFDMDMSGKLEGIGARLQKRMDYIKIVELISGGPAWRSKELEVEDVILKVKQEDEEFPIDIVGMRINDAIKYIKGPKGTKVTLTIKKVDGTIKDVTIVRDVVELGETYAKSSVVEKDGKTFGIINLPKFYVDFNDYKNINAAQDVKREIERLKEEGMEGLILDLRNNGGGSLPTVVDMAGLFIKDGPIVQVRSTGANKEVLKDRDQSITWDGPLVILVNEISASASEIMAAAMQDYKRAIVIGGEQTYGKGTVQSVYNLNELVRSSTNGDLGALAFTIQKYYRINGGSVQLEGVKSDVKVPGRFSFIEVGEKEKDNPLPYDEITAAEYTPWEYYFDYDATIKKSKARMSQNEQLKLIEENAKWVKSKIDEAKTVSLNYNTFKKEQELEKEEGKRFDAISKYTTNLSFRSHAYEKNLFTQDTTDLQEKRERWHESLAKDVYVEEAVNVLEDLKTSYPIDKVASTKEKMKK